In Alkalidesulfovibrio alkalitolerans DSM 16529, a genomic segment contains:
- a CDS encoding radical SAM protein translates to MVETVGLSLCLTRNCNAACRHCGVLGAPTTGGTMGVKDARGYLVEAAGLESLRSVSLTGGEPMLFPDLVRDTLHASHELGLEAELVSNSFFATSEAAAMKCLSPLVSLGLTTYVTSLDLFHAEFVPPERVGNAVRAALALGLGVVLKILDRGPGAMPPDETRRVIGEALDSPRLRQARGALVLAGRVRSRDHATSRPAAAWQGACDKVLRYPAVTHDGLFYACCSFGEGARLVGDATREPLLSLLHDMRGDLLLNILSWRGPAGVHGMLVERGLADPGRLFLGPCDLCTSLWEDPDLRPATASLVADLTGSLHTLA, encoded by the coding sequence ATGGTTGAGACTGTCGGACTCTCTTTGTGTCTGACCCGGAACTGCAACGCGGCCTGTCGCCATTGCGGGGTCTTGGGCGCTCCCACGACCGGGGGAACCATGGGCGTGAAGGATGCCCGCGGCTACCTCGTCGAGGCGGCCGGGCTCGAAAGCCTTCGCAGCGTCTCGTTGACCGGGGGCGAGCCCATGCTTTTTCCCGACCTCGTGCGCGATACCCTGCACGCCTCTCACGAACTGGGGCTCGAAGCGGAACTGGTCAGCAACAGCTTCTTCGCAACCTCCGAGGCCGCGGCCATGAAGTGCTTGTCTCCCCTGGTCTCCCTCGGTCTCACCACCTATGTCACGAGCCTCGATCTTTTCCACGCGGAATTCGTACCCCCCGAGCGGGTGGGAAACGCCGTGCGCGCGGCCCTGGCCCTCGGACTCGGCGTGGTGCTCAAGATCCTCGACCGCGGCCCCGGAGCCATGCCCCCGGACGAAACGCGCCGGGTCATCGGAGAGGCCCTTGATTCCCCGAGGCTTCGTCAAGCGCGCGGCGCGCTTGTCCTCGCGGGCCGCGTGCGGTCGCGCGACCATGCGACGTCCCGCCCCGCAGCCGCCTGGCAAGGCGCCTGCGACAAAGTCCTGCGATATCCGGCCGTGACTCACGACGGCCTTTTCTACGCCTGTTGCAGCTTCGGCGAAGGGGCACGCCTCGTGGGCGACGCAACGCGCGAGCCCCTCCTGTCGCTTCTGCACGACATGCGCGGCGATCTGCTCCTCAACATCCTCTCCTGGCGCGGCCCCGCCGGAGTTCATGGAATGCTTGTCGAACGAGGACTTGCCGATCCCGGCCGCCTCTTCCTCGGACCGTGCGACCTGTGCACCTCCCTTTGGGAAGACCCCGATCTGCGCCCAGCCACAGCCTCTCTCGTGGCAGACCTCACGGGCAGCCTGCACACCCTCGCCTGA